The genomic DNA GGTGCGTCGTCACCTTTGCGTCGCTGGATGATGCGCAGAGCCGCCAGCTGCTCACCAAAGTTGCCCTTATCAGGCGCCAGCACCGGCAGCTTTGCCCAATCCTCTATGGAATGAACGGAGGCCATACCCCGGGGCATCTCATACGGGATGTCGTGCATTACCTTGAGCAGGTCGGGGTCGTATTTAGCGTAGAACTCCAGTTCCGCGTTCGCCAGCGTCTCACCAGCCGGCGGATTCAGCCGGAAGTGATACCACAGGCTGTACGGCACACGGTCTACCGATTCGCCCCGTATCGCTGCCTGAATGCGTTCGAACTTGGTCATCTGTTCGCCCTCCTTGTATAACCTCTCCCCCATCCTCTCTCCTACCTGAGAGGGTAGGGTTAACGCATCGTCACCGTTTTTACCGTTTCACCCATCTGCACCAGCCATGCCGCGCTGGCGTCGCCGTTCACCTGCCGAATCAGGTTCTCTACTGATGCTTTCATGGCGTCCGTGAACGTGCTCGGGTATAAGCCAATCCAGAAGATAAGCACCACAATCGGCACGAGTATCGCGATTTCGCGCAGGTTCAGGTCGGGCAGGCTGGCATTTTTCTCCGAAGGCTCACCATAAAACACCCGCTGAAACATCCATAACAGATACACCGCCGCCAGAATCACGCCCGATGCGGCGATAACGGTCAGCGGAATATCTGCCGCGAAACCGCCAAGCAGGGTCAAGAACTCGCCAACGAAGCCGTTGGTAGAAGGCAACCCCACCGACGACAGCATCACCAGCAGGAAGAACGCTGCATAGACGGGCATCACTCGCTTCAGTCCACCGAACTCGGCGATCAGGCGCGTGTGTCTGCGCTCATAAATCATGCCTACCAGCAGGAACAGCGCGCCCGTGCTAATACCGTGATTCACCTGCTGCAGGATACTGCCCGTTAACCCCTGTGCGTTCAGGGCAAACAACCCCAGCATCACAAAGCCCAGGTGGCTCACGCTGGAATAGGCGACCAGCTTCTTCACATCAGGTTGCACTGCCGCCACAATCGCTCCATAGACGATACCGAGGACCGCCAGGGTCAGCATCAGGGGCGCGGCAATCTGCGAAGCATCAGGAAACAACGGCAAGCAGAAACGCAGGAAGCCGTACGTGCCCATCTTCAGCAGCACGCCAGCCAGAATGACCGAACCCGCCGTAGGCGCCTCTACGTGTGCGTCGGGCAACCAAGTATGGAAAGGAAACATGGGCACTTTAATCGCAAAAGCCAGCGCGAACGCCGCGAATAGCCACAACTGCGTGTTCAAGCCCAGCGGACTGGTTGCCAGCGCATTCTGGATTTTCAGCAGGTCAAAGGTGGCGACGCCCGTCATGTCGCGGTGCAGATAGTACAACGCGACAATCGCCACCAGCATCAGGACGCTGCCGAAAAAGGTAAACAGGAAGAACTTAATTGCCGCGTAGATGCGCCGCTCGCCACCCCACATGCCAATCAAGAAGTACATCGGCACCAGCATCGCTTCCCAGAACACATAAAACAGCACCAGGTCCAGAGCGCAAAACACACCCAGCATCCCCGTCTCCAGCAGCAGCATAAAGAACATGTACTCTTTTACACGTTCCTCTACTACCCACGAGAACGCCACCGCCAGCACCGATAGGAAAGTGGTCAACAGCACTAACCACAGGCTGATGCCGTCGATGCCCAGGTGATAGTGAATGCCGAACTGAGGCATCCACAGCGCGAACTCGCGGAACTGCATCCCCGCGCTTTTCGGATTGAACCCCAGTACCAGCTTCAGCGATAGCACAAAGACCAGCACGGTCACTGCCAGTGTGAACCAGCGGATGGTCTCTTTGCTCTCGCGCGGCACCAGTAGTAAAACCAGCGCGCCCGCCAGAGGCAGGAATATGATAAGCGTCAGCAACCCGGGTGTCGTCTCCATCGTTTACCTCGCCAAACCTGCACTTGCTCCTCGCACCAGAAGCCAGATTAGCAGCACAATTGCGCCTGCCAGAATGGTAAAGGCGTAGTTGCGTACGTAGCCCGTCTGCATACGCCGCAGGCTGTTACCCACCCAACCGGTGAAGCCCGCAATGCCGTTCACCAAGCCATCGATGATGCGCACGTCTATGAACTGCCACATCCAGTTGGCTATCTTGCCGCCCAACCACAGCCCGATACCCTTGACCATCAGCCAGTCATAGTAGTACTGGTTGTATAGCACTTTGCGCACTCCAGCCAGCTCACGTTCGTTTTCCGGCAAGCCTGCACGATAGCGTGCCCAGCCAAACCAGATGCCCAGCACCGCAGCCGCTACCGACGCAACCACCAATATCCACTCGATGTCCACAGGCAAATGCCCGACAGCTTCCCCACCAAGCACTTTTAACCCGGCAGATGGCTCCAGGAACGCCTCGAAACGGTTTGGAATGTGCAACGGCGCAAACCCGCCGATGAATCCGCCAACCACCGATAGCACCGCCAGTATCATCAGCGGAACGGTCATGCTCGGCGGCGACTCCTGCGGTTCGCCATGATGCCCATGAGACTCGTCCTTGCCGTGATGGGCGTGCGCGGTTGCCCAGCGCGGTTCGCCCCAGAAGGTTAAGCCCATCAAGCGCGTCATGTAGAAAGCGGTCAGTAACGCGGTCAGCAATCCCACCGCCCAAAGAATCTGCCCCACGCTGACAGGCAAGGCATGTGTGCCAAAGGCAGATGCCAGAATCTCGTCTTTGGAGAAGAAGCCAGCCAGTGGTGGGATACCCGAAATCGCCAACCACCCCACCAGCATCGTCCAGTAGGTGATAGGCAGATACTTCGCCAAGCCCCCCATGCGCCGCATGTCCTGCTCGTGGTGCAGCGCCAGTATTACCGAACCTGAACCAAGGAACAGCAGCGCCTTGAAGAAAGCGTGCGTGGTCACATGGAACATGCCTGAGGCAAACGCGCCCACTCCGCAGCCTAAAAACATGTAACCCAGCTGGCTCACGGTAGAGTACGCCAGCACACGCTTGATGTCCACCTGCGCCAGAGCAATAGTGGCTGCAAAGATGGCAGTGAAAACACCGATAATCGCCACCACCAGCATCGCTGCCGGAGCCAGCTCGAAGAACACATGGCATCGCGTTACCATCACCACGCCAGCGGTGACCATCGTCGCAGCGTGAATCAGCGCGGAAACAGGAGTCGGTCCCGCCATCGCATCGGGCAACCACATATACAGCGGAAACTGCGCTGACTTCCCTGTTGCCCCTACGAACAGCAGCAGGGCTATCGCCGTGATAACGGTGGGCGAGAGCATATTCGCCGCTTTCAGGTCGATAGCCCTCTGGAACATATTGCCGTCGCCGGCGAAGCTCAGCGTGCCGAACGTCCAGAAAGCCAGTATCACCGCCAGCGTGAAGCCCCAATCACCGATGCGGTTGACGATGAACGCCTTATTCGCCGAATCGGTATTCACCTTGTCCTTGTACCAAAAGCCGATGAGCAGATAGGAGCACAGCCCGACACCTTCCCAACCCACAAACATCATCAACAGATTATTGCTGAGCACCAGCGTGAGCATGAACACGATGAACAGGTTCATGTAGGTAAAGAAGCGCGAGTAGTCTTCATCGTCCGCCATATAGCCTGTAGAATACAGGTGAATTAGCCCACCAACACCGGTTACTATCAGCGCCATCAGCAGAGATAACGGATCTACCAGCGCTTCAAACGAGACACGAAAGCTGCCAGCCTCTATCCATCGCCACAACGTGCTGAGCACCTGCTGTTCTTCGGCGTGAAGTTTCAGCAGCTCCAGCAACAGGTATACCGAAAGGGCGAACGCCCCCAGCACCACCGCCGTGCCGACGGTACCGACCACCTTCTTGCCCACACGCTTCCCCAAGAAGGCGTGGAACAGGAAGCCCGCCAACGGCAAGGCGATAACTATCCATACCAAGTCAAAGACATTGTTTGCCAATCTTTCTTTCCCTCCGTTGCTTCCTTGTCATGCTTCGCTTGCTTTCAGCATAACAAGAAATCCCGCTAAAATTTCAGCAGGTTCATCTCGTCCACGTTGATAGTATCGCGCAATCGGTAGATAGCGACAATAATGCCTAATCCAATGGCCACCTCCGCCGCAGCCACCGCCATCACCAGAATAGCGTATACCTGCCCGGCAGCCTGCGCTCCCAGCTGCGCCTGTTGCCGCGCGAAGGCAAGGAACGCCAGATTTGCCGCGTTTAGCATCAGCTCGATGCACATGAATATCACGATGGGATTACGCTTGATGATCACGCCCGTTACGCCCATCGCGAACATGAACGCACTGAGAATAAGATACCAGCTTATCGGCACAGCATCCATCCCTACAGCCTCCGAGTTACCCTGAAAATAAAACCCAGAGCCACTGCTACCACAAAGATAACCAGCAGTTCCTTCCAGCCGATTACCATGGCTACAGTCTCCGTTTCGCCATCACAATCGCGCCGACGATGGCAATCAGCAACAGTATCGACGTCAACTCGAACGGATACACCCAGTCGGTGAACAGGAATTTGCCCACCATCTGCACCGTGCCGAGGTCGTCTGCAGCGGGTTGCGCCTTTCCCAAACGGACAAACACGCCTCCCGCCAGCACGATCACGAACAGCAACGCCAACCCCCACGTGACAGGACGCTTGATCTCACCGCGCTCCGACAACTCTGATGGTGAACCGAGATTCAGCAGCATGATGGTAAACAGGAACAGCACCATAATCGCGCCTGCATACACGATAATCTGCACTGCCGCCACGAACTGCGCGTACAGAAACAGATACAGCACCGCCAGCGCGAAGAAGTTCGCCACCAGGTTTAACGCACTGCGCACCGGATTGCGCACCGCCACCACCCCGATGGATGTAACCACTATCACCAGCGCCATGATGGCAAACAGTATCTGTCCGAACATTTTCCCCCCTTACTTTTGCCACCAGAGAATAATCGCTACCAGAAACAGGTTCACCAGAGCAGCCGGTAACAGCCTGAGCCAGCCCAGCTTCATCAACATATCGTAGCGCAGGCGAGGCAGCGTCGCCCGCACCCAGATGAAGAAGTAGATGAATACCCCCAGCTTGATGAGGAACCACAGCGGACCGGGTATCCACGTGAATGGCGCGAACGGCAGCGGCGACAACCACCCTCCGAAGAACAGCGTGACCATCACCGCCGAGATGGTAACCATGCTGGCATACTCGCCCATGAAGAACATAGCGAACTTCATACTGCTGTACTCAGTGTGGTAACCTGCAATAAGCTCCGTCTCCGCCTCGGGCAGGTCAAAGGGCGCACGGTTGGTCTCCGCCAGCATGGCTACTAAGAAGATGCTCGTTGCTATCAACCCCAGCGGGAAGAAGCGGAATACATGCCAGTTTAGCAGCCCTAAACCGCCCTGCTGATTGAGCACCATATCGCGCATAGATAGCGAACCCGTCAGTAATACTACCGAAATGATAGATAAACCCATCGCCAGCTCGTATGAGATGGTCTGTGCTGAGGCACGCAATCCGCCCAGCAGCGAGTACTTGTTGTTGGACGACCAGCCCGCCAGCACGATGCCGTACACCGTCAGCGAGGTCATCGCTAGCAGAAACAGAATGCCGATGTTCACATCTGCAATGGGTGTCAGCCGGTCATCCGGTCCCCACGGTATCACCGCAGGCGCACATAGCACAGGTATCAGAAATCCCGCCGGTGCGAGGAAGTAGATGAACCGGTCCACCCGCTCCGGCAGAACATCTTCTTTGAAGAAAAGCTTGATGCCGTCCGCGATGGGCTGTAACAACCCAGCAGGACCCACCCGGTTGGGACCCTTGCGTATCTGCATGAGCGCAAGCACACGCCGCTCGACCCACGTCAGCACTGGCACCGCTGTCAGAACAAAGCCGACCACGATAATTATCCTGAGTGGTATCACTATCCACGCATTGCTGAGTAGCTCTTCCACGCCCTCCAGTACCTCACTCTGTATTCAAAGTTTGTCGCACCAAACGCAGCTGCAGCAATGGTGATACACCTGCCCACCGTAGCCAACGCAACCTGAAGGTTACGGCTACAGTGATGATTAACCTGCAGGCACCTCCATCGGAACAGGCACCAATCGTGGCAATGGCACGGCAGAGGCTTGCACACGAATCCCCTCCGCAGGCATACTGTCGTAACGGCACGCCGCATACGCCGGAAACACCTGACCGATTTCCTCCATCACCTGCTCTGCAGAGAAGAAGGGTATCGGCTTGCCCAGATATACCGCCAGCTCGGTAAAGATGTCCAGGTCGGGCTTCACATCCGGCGAAGGTGAGTTGAACGCCTTCCAGAACCGTTGCACGCGCCGTTCAGTGTTAGTGAAAGTCCCCTCCTTCTCCGCCACGCTTGCCGCAGGCAGCACCACATCCGCATACTGCGCGCTCTCGGTCAGGAACAGGTCTTGCACGATAACAAACCCTGCGTTCTCGAGAGCACGCTGTGCCAGTTCGGCATCATGGTACTTCTGTGCCGGGTCTTCGCCCACGATATACAGCACCTGCATCTGTCCCCGCGCAGCGGCTTCCAGCATCGCCTGCGTGTTCATGCCGGGTTCGGCTGGCAATACCTCCTTCCAGAGACCTTCTATCCGTTGGCGAGCCACATCATCGTTTACCGGAGCATACCCGGGCAACACGTCGGGTAGTACGCCCATATCTGCCGCACCGTGCGAGTTCACTTCGGGCAGCAGAATGTTCAACCCGCCGTTGTCACGCTCAGCATTGCCCGTCAGAATGGTCAGGTTCGCCAGCGCATGAACGAGCCTGGCGCAGTCGGGGTGATTACGCACTTTCGTCCCGCACAGGATTATCGTGCCCTCGCCCAGCAGTTCTGCCGCCTCGCGCAGGTATTCGAAGGAGACACCGGTTATCTCCTTCACTTTCTCCGGCGTGTACTCACGCAGCGTTTCTCGTAGCGCATGCACTTCATCCCGGACAATTCCATCGGGCATCGCCTTACCCGAACTCAGTATCAGGTGAAGCAACCCGTTGACAAGCGCGATCTCGGTTCCCTCACGATAGCGCAGCACCATCGGCTCGTCGAAGCGCAGTTCGGTTTCGGTGACCTCAGGATATGCGATAATGGCTCTTGCTCCGTGGCGAAACCATGCTTTGCGTGCGCGCAGGAACACGATGGGTTGTTCGTCCACCAGCTCCGAGCCGAAGATAAATATCGTCTTCGCCTTCTCGATGTCGACGATGGCGTTTTGGGTGAATGGCACTCCAAACCGGCTGAATAGCCCATCTGTCGCCTCTGACTGGTTGCGCTCCAGGCGATGGTCGATGTTGTTTGTGCCTACTGCTGTGCGCATCAGTTTCTGCAGCACGTACGCCTCCTCATTGGAGAGGTGCGCCCCGCCGATAGCACCAACCGACCCGGCGCCGTGCTCCCGCACTGCCTGCCGGATGCGTGAGGCGATAAGCTGGTACGCTTCCACCCAGCTTGCGGTCACGAACCTGCCGTCCTTGCGTATTAGCGGGCTGAGCAGCCGCCGGTCGCTGTTGATATACTCATGCCCGAACTTGCCCTTGTCGCAAGTCCACTCCTCGTTCACAGCCTCGTTTTCGCGCCCCAACACACGCACCAGACGGTTTGGGCGGTAATCCAGCCAGATATTACAGCCGTTGGAACAGCGCGTGCAGACGCTCTTTTGCGATTTCATGTCCCACGGACGAGCGCGGAAGCGGTACACGCGGCTGGTTAACGCGCCCACCGGACACAGTTCGATAGTGTTCCCCGAAAAGCGTGAAGTAAACTCGGTATCATAAAAAGTGCTGACCATCATGTCCGCGCCGCGCTTCAGGAAGTCCAGCTGGGCATCACCGGAAATCTCTTGGGAGAACCGCGTGCAACGGGCGCAATGGATGCACCGCTCACGGTCTAACACCACGTAGTCGCTAATCGGGAAGGCTTTGGGCAGATGGCGTTTCTCCTCTACGAAGCGCGATACACCTGGTCCGTAGAACAGCGTGTTGTTCTGCAGAGGGCACTCACCGCCGCGGTCGCATATCGGGCAGTCCAACGGGTGGTTAATTAGCAAAAACTCCAGAATGCCCCTCCGTGCCTTTTGAATGGCTACTGTATCGGTGAAGACCACCAGTCCCTGGCTGGCAGGCAGGGTACATGATGTTTGCGGCTTGGGCATCATGCGCACCGAGCCGTCGGGCTGTTTGGTACCCGCTTCCACCAGACACATGCGACAGTTCGCCGCCTGTCCCTTGCCCAAGCGAGGGTGATAGCAGAAGAAGGGGATGTCCACGCCGATGCGCTTGGCAGACTCGATAATCATCTCCCCCTTGGGCACTTGCAGTTCGATGCCGTTTATCTCAATGGTTACCAGTTCCTGTTCCGCCATCTGTTGCTGATCTGCCTCCCGATGAACGTTCCTCAGGTTTGAATAGATTGCTGCGCTTCCACCATCGAGCGTCCATGCTGGATGTAATACTCGTACTCGTGCCGATAGTGCTTGATGCTGGCGCGGATGGGCCATGCCGCCGCATCACCCAGCGCACAGTACGAGCGTCCGTCTATCTGATCGCAGATGTCCAGCAGCAAGTCGATATCTTCCATACGTCCACCGCCCGCCAGGATGCGGTCAAAAATCTTCACCATCCACCGCGTGCCTTCCCGGCAGGGCGTGCACTTGCCACAGGACTCGTGCGCGTAGAAAGCAGCTGTGCGCCGCATGAACTTCACGATGCACACCGTATCGTTCAGCACCATGAAGCCCCCGGACCCCAGCATCGTGCCCGCTGCCTGGAGCGATTCATAGTCCAGATTCACGTCGCACTTCTCGGCGGGCAGGATAGGCACGGACGAGCCACCAGGTATCACCGCCTTCAGTTTGCCCTTCACACCGCCTGCCAGCTCCAGCAGTTCCATCAACGGCGTGCCCATCTCCACCTCGTAGTTGCCCGGCTTGTTCACGTGCCCGCTCACGGAGAAGATTTTGGTACCCGTGCTTTTCTCGGTGCCCATGGAGGCGTACCATGCGCCGCCGTTGCGGATAATGGCAGGCACACACGAAAGCGTTTCCACATTGTTAATCAGCGTCGGGCAGTCCCACAATCCGGCGATGGTAGGCAGGGGCGCGTGTGGAAATTTCAGACGAGGCTGCCCACGCTCGCCCATAATGGAGCTCATCATTGCCGATTCCTCACCGCACTCGTAAGAGCCCGCGCCCATGTGGATGTAGAGGTCAAAATCCACCCCGCTACCGAGTATATTTTTGCCCAGATAACCGGCGCGATATGCCTCGTCGATGGCTCGGCGCATCACCCGGGCGGGTTCGGTGTACTCTCCGCGAATGTAGATGTAGCCCACCTTAGACAGGGTGGCGTAGCCCGCGATGATGATGCCCTCGATGAGCTGGTGAGGATGGCGCATCATCAGCTCGCGGTCCTTAAAGGTACCCGGCTCGCCCTCATCCGCGTTGCACTGCACGTAGTGCGGCTTGCTTTCATCTTTCGGGATACCATTCCACTTAATCCACGCGGGGAATCCTGCACCGCCGCGCCCGCGCAATCCCGACGCTTTCACTTCGTCAATCACCTGTTGGCGAGTCATGCCCAGCGCCTTGCGCAGTGCGCTGTAGCCACCATGCCGTTCGTACACCTCCAGCGTCTGGATACCCGGCACATCGATATCCTGAAACAGCACTTTCAACTCAGCCATCCCGTCTGTCCTGCCTTGCCTCGTTCGTTGCCTGCGCGTTTGCCAGAGCGCGCTCGATGTCCTGCCGTTCGCTCTCCGATAGATGGCACTTCACCACGGTATCGGCGAGCTGCACCACGGTATGCTTATCACCCTGCTTCAGCTCCTCCAGCAGAGCATCTATCTTCTCCGGGGTGAGGTTGCCGAAGTAGCGGTCACCCACCTGCATTACCGGCGCGTTTCCGCAGTCGTTCAGGCACTCCACCTCCGTCAGGGTGAATTGCCCATCGGGCGTGGTTTCGCCTACCCGGATGCCTAGCTTTTGCTCCAGATAGCGTAGTATCTCATAGCCACCACATATCGAGCAGGTAAGATTGGTGCATACCTCCAGCATCACCCGCCCTACCGGTCGTTTATTGTACATCGTGTAGAAAGTGGCAACACCTTCCACCACAGCATAAGATGTTCCCAACCGATACGCCACTTCCATCAACGCCTCCGGAGGCAGGTAGCCGCCGTATTCACGTTGCGCTATCCATAGTGCGGGTAACATCGCCGCGCGTTTGTTCGGATAATGACGTTTGATGCGCTCCAGCTCCTGCACCGCCTGTTCGGAGAAGCGCAGCTCGGGCGGTTGCTTCTCGTCGATACGCCGCACGCGGGGATATTCGCTCAACCGTATCGCCTCACTCATCGGTCAATCTCCCCCAGCACGATATCGATGCTTCCGATAATGGCCACGATGTCCGCCACCATGTGCCCTTTGCTCATTAGGGGCAGCGCCTGCAGGTTCATGAAGCAGGGTGGTCGTGTTTTCACCCGCCATGGGCGGTTGCTGCCGTCGCTCACCACATAATAGCCGATTTCCCCTTTGGGTCCTTCTATCGGCACGTACGCCTCACCCTCAGGGGGACGGAACCCCTCTGTCCACAGCTTGAAGTGGTGTATCAACGACTCCATGCTGTTATCCAGCTCCTCACGCGGCGGCGGAACCACCTTCCGGTCCTCGCTGCTCACTGGTCCCTCAGGAATACGTTCAATGCACTGCTTGACAATGCGCGCTGCCTGTCGCATCTCCTCCACACGCACAAGGAATCGGTCATACACATCGCCTACTGTGCCCGTTGGGATGTCGAACTCCACCTGGTCGTAGTAGAGATAAGGATTGGCTTTGCGCAGGTCGAAGGCGTAACCGCTTCCACGCAGGATGGGTCCGTTAATGCCCAGCGCGATGCATTCATCCGCCGTGATGATGCCGATGTTACGGGTGCGCTCTATCCATATCGGGTTCTCGGTCAACAGCCCCTCGTAGTCGTCCACCCTGGCGGGAAACTCTTCCACAAACTTCGCGATTTTCTCCAGTAACCCCTCGGGCATATCTGCACGCCAGCCGCCAACTTGTATCCACGAGGGGAACATGCGCACACCGGAAAGATGTTCGAACATATCCAGAATACGCTCGCGCTCGCGGAAGCAGTAGAAGAAGGGGGTCATCGCGCCAATGTCCAGGGCGTGTGTGCCCAGCCACACCAGATGGCTGGCGATGCGTTGCAGTTCGCTGAAAATCATGCGCATCCACACACCGCGTGGAGGCACCTCAATATCCAGCAGTTTTTCCACCGACAGCACGAACGCCAGCGAGTTGTTCATCGCGGAGAGGTAGTCCATCCGCTCCACTAGCGGGATACACTTCTGGTACTGTTCGTACTCGCAGGTCTTCTCTATGCCCGTGTGCAGGTAGCCGATATGCGGAACCACGTCCACAATGGTCTCGCCATCCAGCTCCACCACCAGACGCAACACTCCGTGCGTGCTGGGGTGTTGTGGTCCCATATTGATAACCATCGAGCCTTCGGCAGCTCCGGGCAATATCTCCATCTGTTCCGGTGTGATGCTCATGCTCCCCTCCGCGTTCTACTCCCGACTGGAAAGCCCCGTCTTTCCGAAGAAGGACTCGCCCGGGTGCGGCGTTTGCACTTCCGCAATGGACGGACCCAGCGTGCCCTGGTCAAAGACTACCTCTTCACCGCCCAGCGGAAAGTCCTTGCGTAGCGGATGCCCTACCCAATCATCCGGCATCAGGATGCGGCGCAAATCGGGATGCCCCTCGAACACGATGCCGAACATATCGTACACCTCGCGTTCGGGGAAATTGGCGCCGGGATAGACGCCGGTGAGGGAAGGAACGGTCTCCCCTTCATCTACGCACACCTTCAGAAACAGGCGGGTAAACGTGCGGAACGAGTAGAGGTTGTACACTATCTCAAAGCGCGGTTGGCGGCGCCCCAGCTGGTCTATCCCCACAATGTCCGAAAGGAAACGATAGCTCAATTCCGGTTCGTCGCGCAGGAAACGGCAAACATCAGGCAAATACTGTTTGTTCAGGATAACCCATGTATCTCCCCGGAAGGTAATGACCTCGCGCACCGCGTCGGGAAATCGCTCACGGATACGCGCCACCTCCGGGCGTTCCGGCATCTCTTGTGCGGTAGTCTCGCTCATGCTCCTCTCCTCAGCGCGGCAAAACCGCCTCCTCTCGCGAATCTGGACCCAGTTTTTCAGCAACCGCCTTCAAGATCACACGCCGAGGCTGCACTCGCTCGGACTCCTCCCACTCCAGCGCGCGCGTGCCCAGCATGTAAAAATAGCCTGCAAACAGAATAGCAATGAACACGCCCATCTCTACCAGGTTGAACGCCTGCACCGCTTTCGGAGCATCCTTAAAGGTGACTGCCCACGGATATAGGAAGATGGTCTCCACATCGAAAATGATAAACAACATCGCCACCAGAAAGAACTTCACGGGGAATCGTTCCCGCGCGGAGCCAACAGGGGTCACCCCGCACTCATAAGGAGCCACCTTGCGGTAGTCCGGCCGCTTGGGCCCCAACAAGAAAGAGAGAACTATCATGCCGACAGCCAGCACCGCCGCCAGCACCGCTAACACCAGCACAGGAATGTAACTGTCCAGCATCCCCTTCTTTTCCTTTATCGTGAACGAATTCACAAGGCTCAGTAAATCGTCTATATTTTACCCCAATAAACAGTGTTTTGGGTAGAGATAACGAGGATTTTGAGGATTAATTCGCGGCGCAGGCAAGCGAATCCTCCTCGCTTGCTCTCTCCAGCCAAGTCGGCTTGGCAGGCTGGTGCTCCCGAATTCGTAACCGGAGAACATATCCTGCAACTTTCTGCCCTGCTGATATGTCATAATACAGGAGATCTACTCTTCGGGGCAGCAGAGGAGAACTCAGAATGCGCATTGTGATTACGATATTGCTCGTGTCCCTTGCTATCCTGCCAGCGTTAGCACAGACGCCACAGCGTGCGGAAGACGTAGTGATAGATGCACTCACGCGCTCTGACGTGTATGTTGCACCGGAGCTGTCCGGTGTAGTAGACGAAGCGCGCCTGCAACAGGTTGCGCAAGGGCTGCGTCCCTTCACCGTGAAATTTGTCGTCGTGCCCCTGCGCGACAGGCAGACCAGGGGCAGGTGGGCGTCCGCATTGCGCAGGTACCTGAACAT from Armatimonadota bacterium includes the following:
- the nuoM-1 gene encoding NADH:ubiquinone oxidoreductase subunit M: METTPGLLTLIIFLPLAGALVLLLVPRESKETIRWFTLAVTVLVFVLSLKLVLGFNPKSAGMQFREFALWMPQFGIHYHLGIDGISLWLVLLTTFLSVLAVAFSWVVEERVKEYMFFMLLLETGMLGVFCALDLVLFYVFWEAMLVPMYFLIGMWGGERRIYAAIKFFLFTFFGSVLMLVAIVALYYLHRDMTGVATFDLLKIQNALATSPLGLNTQLWLFAAFALAFAIKVPMFPFHTWLPDAHVEAPTAGSVILAGVLLKMGTYGFLRFCLPLFPDASQIAAPLMLTLAVLGIVYGAIVAAVQPDVKKLVAYSSVSHLGFVMLGLFALNAQGLTGSILQQVNHGISTGALFLLVGMIYERRHTRLIAEFGGLKRVMPVYAAFFLLVMLSSVGLPSTNGFVGEFLTLLGGFAADIPLTVIAASGVILAAVYLLWMFQRVFYGEPSEKNASLPDLNLREIAILVPIVVLIFWIGLYPSTFTDAMKASVENLIRQVNGDASAAWLVQMGETVKTVTMR
- the nuoL-1 gene encoding NADH-quinone oxidoreductase subunit L, with the translated sequence MANNVFDLVWIVIALPLAGFLFHAFLGKRVGKKVVGTVGTAVVLGAFALSVYLLLELLKLHAEEQQVLSTLWRWIEAGSFRVSFEALVDPLSLLMALIVTGVGGLIHLYSTGYMADDEDYSRFFTYMNLFIVFMLTLVLSNNLLMMFVGWEGVGLCSYLLIGFWYKDKVNTDSANKAFIVNRIGDWGFTLAVILAFWTFGTLSFAGDGNMFQRAIDLKAANMLSPTVITAIALLLFVGATGKSAQFPLYMWLPDAMAGPTPVSALIHAATMVTAGVVMVTRCHVFFELAPAAMLVVAIIGVFTAIFAATIALAQVDIKRVLAYSTVSQLGYMFLGCGVGAFASGMFHVTTHAFFKALLFLGSGSVILALHHEQDMRRMGGLAKYLPITYWTMLVGWLAISGIPPLAGFFSKDEILASAFGTHALPVSVGQILWAVGLLTALLTAFYMTRLMGLTFWGEPRWATAHAHHGKDESHGHHGEPQESPPSMTVPLMILAVLSVVGGFIGGFAPLHIPNRFEAFLEPSAGLKVLGGEAVGHLPVDIEWILVVASVAAAVLGIWFGWARYRAGLPENERELAGVRKVLYNQYYYDWLMVKGIGLWLGGKIANWMWQFIDVRIIDGLVNGIAGFTGWVGNSLRRMQTGYVRNYAFTILAGAIVLLIWLLVRGASAGLAR
- the nuoK gene encoding NADH-quinone oxidoreductase subunit K, translating into MDAVPISWYLILSAFMFAMGVTGVIIKRNPIVIFMCIELMLNAANLAFLAFARQQAQLGAQAAGQVYAILVMAVAAAEVAIGLGIIVAIYRLRDTINVDEMNLLKF
- the nuoJ-1 gene encoding NADH dehydrogenase subunit J; this translates as MFGQILFAIMALVIVVTSIGVVAVRNPVRSALNLVANFFALAVLYLFLYAQFVAAVQIIVYAGAIMVLFLFTIMLLNLGSPSELSERGEIKRPVTWGLALLFVIVLAGGVFVRLGKAQPAADDLGTVQMVGKFLFTDWVYPFELTSILLLIAIVGAIVMAKRRL
- the nuoH gene encoding NADH-quinone oxidoreductase subunit H, coding for MEELLSNAWIVIPLRIIIVVGFVLTAVPVLTWVERRVLALMQIRKGPNRVGPAGLLQPIADGIKLFFKEDVLPERVDRFIYFLAPAGFLIPVLCAPAVIPWGPDDRLTPIADVNIGILFLLAMTSLTVYGIVLAGWSSNNKYSLLGGLRASAQTISYELAMGLSIISVVLLTGSLSMRDMVLNQQGGLGLLNWHVFRFFPLGLIATSIFLVAMLAETNRAPFDLPEAETELIAGYHTEYSSMKFAMFFMGEYASMVTISAVMVTLFFGGWLSPLPFAPFTWIPGPLWFLIKLGVFIYFFIWVRATLPRLRYDMLMKLGWLRLLPAALVNLFLVAIILWWQK